The following are encoded in a window of Neomicrococcus lactis genomic DNA:
- a CDS encoding glucose-6-phosphate dehydrogenase: MSTQNSDTTIKSLLILGASGDLTQRLLLPGLASLLATGKVDQLHVKGVGTPDVSAEEFSTRVAKAFAESLAATASDVARSAGHKVLSETQAAASYETADVTAPGELGKLVSSVPGPVAVFFALPPAVTEKALVAAAPEDLPEGTVLVLEKPFGSNLEAAKALNQKLTRLVPEQNIHRVDHFLGKSTVLNILGLRFANRFLEPLMTADHVESVHLIYDEELALEGRAGYYDKAGALRDMIQSHLLQIMALIAIDPPATLGERDLRDKISEVLRATKIAGPSAENTRRARYSAGTSLDRSIVGYAEEEGVDPARNTETLAEVTFNINNARWNRVPFVLRSGKAMERVRKEAIVTFKPVSHLPTGFTGCDFPTKLRIGFGPDTLALEIDVNGPGDPFHLDRMTLSAKLNQAGMLPYGEVLLGVLSGEPTLSVRADAAEECWRIVEPVLAAWEANEVPLEEYPAGSEGPTDWVTYEEASLTGTTKPLTKGASA, from the coding sequence GTGAGCACTCAAAACAGCGACACAACGATCAAATCTTTGCTGATTCTCGGCGCCTCTGGTGACCTCACCCAGCGCCTCCTCTTGCCTGGTCTGGCGAGCCTTCTGGCCACGGGCAAAGTCGATCAGCTCCATGTCAAAGGAGTGGGAACCCCGGATGTTTCTGCCGAAGAGTTCTCGACACGCGTTGCGAAAGCGTTCGCCGAAAGCCTCGCAGCCACCGCGTCTGATGTCGCACGTAGCGCCGGACACAAGGTTCTCAGCGAGACCCAAGCTGCGGCGTCGTACGAGACTGCGGACGTGACCGCCCCCGGAGAATTAGGCAAGCTCGTTTCTTCCGTGCCCGGGCCCGTAGCCGTGTTCTTCGCGCTTCCCCCAGCCGTGACGGAAAAGGCGCTCGTGGCCGCCGCCCCGGAGGATCTTCCCGAGGGCACCGTGCTGGTGTTGGAAAAGCCGTTCGGCTCTAATCTTGAGGCCGCCAAGGCCCTGAACCAGAAGCTCACGCGTTTGGTTCCAGAGCAAAATATTCACCGAGTGGATCACTTCCTCGGCAAATCAACGGTCCTCAATATTTTGGGTCTGCGTTTCGCGAACCGCTTCTTGGAGCCGCTCATGACCGCAGACCATGTGGAATCGGTTCATCTGATCTATGACGAGGAACTCGCGCTCGAGGGACGTGCCGGGTACTACGACAAAGCCGGTGCCCTGCGGGACATGATCCAGTCGCACCTGCTGCAAATCATGGCACTGATTGCCATCGACCCGCCGGCCACGCTCGGTGAGCGAGATCTCCGCGACAAGATTTCGGAAGTCCTGCGCGCCACGAAGATCGCGGGACCGTCGGCGGAAAACACGCGCCGTGCTCGCTACAGCGCCGGGACGTCTCTTGACCGCAGCATCGTGGGATACGCCGAAGAAGAGGGCGTTGATCCTGCGCGGAATACGGAGACCCTGGCCGAAGTGACGTTCAACATCAACAATGCGCGCTGGAACCGCGTGCCGTTTGTGCTTCGTTCTGGCAAAGCCATGGAACGGGTTCGCAAGGAAGCAATTGTCACGTTCAAGCCCGTGAGCCACTTACCTACCGGCTTCACAGGCTGTGACTTCCCTACCAAGCTGCGCATCGGATTCGGTCCGGACACGCTCGCGCTCGAAATCGACGTCAACGGCCCCGGCGATCCGTTCCATTTAGACCGCATGACGCTTTCGGCGAAGCTCAATCAGGCGGGCATGCTGCCCTACGGTGAAGTCCTGCTCGGCGTGCTTTCGGGTGAGCCGACGTTGTCCGTGCGCGCGGATGCCGCCGAGGAATGCTGGCGCATTGTGGAGCCCGTCCTTGCCGCGTGGGAGGCCAACGAGGTTCCTCTCGAGGAATACCCGGCCGGCTCCGAGGGCCCCACGGACTGGGTGACCTATGAGGAAGCCAGCTTGACCGGCACCACGAAGCCGCTCACGAAAGGCGCGTCGGCCTAA
- the rpsP gene encoding 30S ribosomal protein S16, whose protein sequence is MAVKIRLKRFGKMRAPYYRIVVMDSRVKRDGRAIEEIGKYHPTEEPSFIEVNSERAQYWLGVGAQPTEQVAAILKITGDWQKFKGIEGQEGTLKTKVAKEAFVAPEKGSVIIPEAITKKADKAEEASAEEAPAAEEAPAEEATEAN, encoded by the coding sequence GTGGCCGTAAAGATCCGTTTGAAGCGCTTCGGCAAGATGCGCGCACCGTACTACCGCATTGTCGTCATGGATTCTCGCGTAAAGCGCGATGGCCGTGCGATCGAAGAAATCGGCAAGTACCACCCAACTGAAGAGCCTTCGTTCATCGAGGTCAACTCTGAGCGTGCTCAGTACTGGCTCGGCGTTGGCGCTCAGCCAACCGAGCAGGTTGCTGCGATCCTCAAGATCACCGGTGACTGGCAGAAGTTCAAGGGCATCGAAGGCCAGGAAGGCACCTTGAAGACCAAGGTTGCTAAGGAAGCTTTCGTTGCACCTGAAAAGGGCTCCGTCATCATCCCAGAAGCAATCACCAAGAAGGCTGACAAGGCTGAGGAAGCTTCTGCTGAAGAAGCACCCGCAGCTGAAGAAGCTCCAGCTGAAGAAGCTACCGAGGCTAACTAA
- a CDS encoding P-II family nitrogen regulator, with product MKLVTAIVRPDKLNEIRNALESYGVQGLTVSAANGYGRQRGHTEVYRGAEYTVDLLPKARLEILVSNEWVDDIVDVIIATANTGRAGDGKVWVTTVDEVVRVRTGERAEAAI from the coding sequence ATGAAACTTGTGACAGCAATTGTCCGCCCAGACAAACTCAACGAGATCCGCAACGCTCTGGAATCCTACGGCGTGCAAGGTCTGACGGTCTCTGCAGCAAATGGCTACGGACGCCAGCGCGGACACACGGAGGTTTACCGCGGTGCTGAATACACCGTGGACCTGCTTCCAAAGGCCCGCTTGGAGATCTTGGTTTCCAACGAATGGGTAGATGACATCGTGGATGTCATCATCGCCACCGCAAACACGGGCCGAGCCGGCGACGGCAAGGTCTGGGTCACCACCGTTGACGAAGTCGTTCGAGTTCGCACCGGAGAACGCGCAGAAGCCGCGATCTAA
- the ftsY gene encoding signal recognition particle-docking protein FtsY yields the protein MDQLIIIIVVAAVVLLVGVGAAFLLRGRKTPPGTYTSTRDSDDPPLISKPGSAQGSVDTLERPGAPGSTDTITDDGTELVDDLGGKVDLDVERPAPVLGRLARLRERLARSNNALGKGLLALLSQDKIDDDVWDEIEETLLLADLGTEPTLELVDNLKRRVKVEGSRDPEQVRRMLKEELLALVDPTMDRSLADDRHDGRPSIMMVVGVNGVGKTTTIGKVARVLVAEDKDVLLGAADTFRAAAAEQLATWGARVGVPTVKSDIDGADPASVAYEAVKAGIDQEVDVVMIDTAGRLQNKVGLMDELGKIKRVVEKLAEVDEVLLVLDATTGQNGLNQAKVFSEVVKVTGIVLTKLDGTAKGGIVVAIQRQLGVPVKLVGLGEGPDDLAPFDAQGFVDALID from the coding sequence ATGGACCAGTTGATCATCATCATTGTTGTTGCAGCCGTCGTTCTCCTTGTTGGCGTGGGAGCGGCCTTCCTCTTGCGGGGCCGTAAAACTCCGCCCGGAACCTACACTTCTACCCGTGATTCGGACGATCCACCGCTGATCTCGAAGCCCGGATCCGCGCAGGGATCAGTAGATACCCTCGAGCGTCCTGGTGCCCCTGGCTCAACGGACACAATCACCGACGACGGAACGGAACTCGTCGATGATCTGGGTGGCAAGGTTGATCTTGACGTTGAGCGTCCAGCCCCGGTTCTTGGCCGTCTGGCACGCTTACGTGAGCGCCTTGCACGCTCCAACAACGCTTTGGGCAAGGGACTTCTTGCACTTCTGTCCCAGGACAAGATCGACGATGACGTTTGGGACGAAATCGAAGAGACTCTCCTTTTGGCGGACCTCGGAACCGAACCAACCCTCGAGCTCGTTGATAACCTCAAGCGCCGGGTGAAGGTTGAAGGCAGCCGCGATCCTGAGCAGGTGCGTCGCATGCTCAAGGAAGAACTCCTGGCACTTGTGGATCCCACCATGGATCGTTCCCTCGCGGATGATCGCCATGACGGCCGCCCCTCGATCATGATGGTGGTTGGTGTCAACGGTGTGGGTAAGACCACCACCATTGGCAAAGTTGCTCGCGTTCTCGTGGCCGAAGACAAGGATGTTCTTCTGGGCGCGGCTGACACCTTCCGTGCCGCCGCTGCCGAGCAGCTTGCGACCTGGGGTGCCCGTGTTGGTGTTCCAACCGTGAAGAGTGACATCGATGGCGCCGATCCAGCATCGGTCGCGTACGAAGCCGTGAAGGCCGGCATCGACCAAGAAGTCGACGTAGTCATGATCGACACGGCAGGCCGCTTGCAGAACAAGGTTGGCCTCATGGACGAGCTTGGCAAGATCAAGCGCGTCGTCGAGAAGCTTGCCGAAGTCGACGAGGTCCTTCTGGTGCTTGACGCAACCACCGGTCAGAACGGTCTCAACCAGGCCAAGGTCTTCTCGGAGGTCGTGAAGGTTACTGGCATCGTATTGACCAAGCTGGACGGTACCGCCAAGGGTGGCATCGTGGTGGCTATTCAGCGCCAGCTCGGCGTGCCGGTCAAGCTGGTAGGTCTGGGCGAAGGCCCTGACGATCTGGCGCCATTCGATGCTCAGGGCTTTGTTGACGCACTGATCGACTAA
- a CDS encoding RNA-binding protein, whose amino-acid sequence MLADALDHLVRGIVDAPDDVDVRVRNGRRGETLEVRVHPEDLGRVIGRQGRTARALRTVMGALDGGRGVRVDVVDTDRRSN is encoded by the coding sequence ATGTTGGCTGACGCTCTCGATCACTTGGTTCGGGGCATCGTAGATGCTCCAGATGATGTAGACGTTCGAGTCCGTAACGGACGCCGCGGTGAGACCCTTGAGGTTCGCGTGCATCCTGAGGATTTGGGTCGCGTCATTGGCCGCCAGGGCCGCACCGCACGTGCATTGCGCACCGTGATGGGCGCGCTTGATGGTGGTCGCGGCGTTCGTGTTGATGTTGTCGACACGGATCGTCGTTCGAACTAG
- the ffh gene encoding signal recognition particle protein — translation MFNSLSDRLTATFKNLRGKGRLTEADVDGTVREIRRALLDADVAVPVVREFTAAVKERALGADVSQALNPGQQVVKIVNEELVTILGGETRRITMAKYGPTVIMLAGLQGAGKTTLAGKLAKHFKSQGHTPLLVACDLQRPNAVKQLQINGERAGVPVYAPHPGVSSEFEEATGDPVVVARNGVSEARQKQFDIVIVDTAGRLGVDAELMKQARDIREAINPQEVFFVIDAMIGQDAVNTALAFQEGVDFTGVVLSKLDGDARGGAALSVASVTGKPVMFASTGENLDDFEVFHPDRMASRILDMGDILTLIEQAERSWDKGEAERMAQKFVDQEDFTLDDFLAQMQQIKKMGSLKKMLGMMPGAAISRQQLEQFDDRQMDRIEAMIRSMTPHERVAPKIINGSRRARIAKGSGVSVSELNQMLVRFGEAQKMMKKLAQGGGMPGMPGGRRPAKGTSNNKKKQKFGNPAKAAQAAQEAANRKAQAPTGAAFGQGIPKDFDPSSMNLPKGFDKFLGK, via the coding sequence GTGTTTAACTCTCTGTCTGACCGCTTGACTGCGACGTTCAAGAACCTTCGTGGCAAGGGTCGTCTCACCGAAGCCGATGTCGACGGCACCGTCCGCGAGATTCGTCGTGCCTTGCTCGACGCTGACGTCGCCGTGCCCGTGGTCCGTGAATTCACGGCCGCCGTCAAGGAACGTGCGCTGGGTGCAGATGTCAGCCAGGCCTTGAACCCGGGCCAGCAGGTCGTCAAGATCGTCAACGAAGAACTCGTGACGATCCTCGGTGGCGAGACCCGCCGCATCACCATGGCCAAGTACGGCCCCACCGTGATCATGCTCGCTGGTCTGCAGGGTGCCGGTAAGACCACCCTCGCGGGCAAGCTCGCGAAGCACTTCAAGTCTCAAGGTCACACTCCGCTCTTGGTGGCGTGTGACTTGCAGCGTCCAAACGCTGTGAAGCAGTTGCAGATCAACGGTGAGCGCGCTGGCGTTCCCGTCTACGCGCCGCACCCTGGCGTGTCCTCCGAATTTGAAGAAGCTACGGGCGATCCCGTAGTCGTTGCCCGCAATGGTGTTTCCGAGGCTCGTCAGAAGCAGTTCGACATTGTCATCGTTGACACCGCCGGCCGCCTTGGCGTTGACGCGGAGCTCATGAAGCAGGCGCGCGATATTCGCGAAGCCATCAATCCTCAAGAAGTTTTCTTCGTCATTGACGCCATGATTGGTCAGGACGCCGTCAACACGGCGCTCGCGTTCCAAGAGGGCGTTGACTTCACGGGTGTTGTCCTCTCCAAGCTCGACGGCGACGCTCGCGGTGGAGCGGCATTGTCCGTGGCTTCCGTGACTGGCAAGCCAGTCATGTTCGCGTCCACCGGTGAGAACCTGGATGACTTCGAGGTCTTCCACCCGGACCGTATGGCTAGCCGCATCCTGGACATGGGTGACATCCTCACGCTCATCGAGCAAGCGGAGCGCTCGTGGGACAAGGGCGAAGCCGAGCGCATGGCCCAGAAGTTCGTTGATCAAGAGGACTTCACTCTCGATGACTTCTTGGCTCAAATGCAGCAGATCAAGAAGATGGGCTCGCTCAAGAAGATGCTCGGCATGATGCCGGGTGCAGCGATTTCCCGTCAACAGCTTGAGCAGTTTGATGATCGTCAGATGGACCGCATCGAAGCGATGATCCGCTCCATGACGCCTCACGAACGTGTTGCCCCGAAGATCATCAACGGTTCCCGCCGTGCGCGTATCGCCAAGGGTTCAGGCGTCTCCGTTTCTGAGTTGAACCAGATGCTGGTGCGTTTCGGTGAAGCTCAGAAGATGATGAAGAAGCTCGCTCAGGGTGGCGGCATGCCGGGCATGCCAGGCGGCCGTCGTCCGGCTAAGGGCACCAGCAACAACAAGAAGAAGCAGAAGTTTGGTAACCCGGCAAAGGCTGCACAGGCGGCGCAAGAGGCAGCCAACCGCAAGGCGCAAGCGCCAACTGGTGCCGCCTTCGGTCAGGGCATTCCTAAGGACTTCGATCCATCCAGCATGAACCTGCCTAAGGGCTTCGATAAGTTCCTCGGTAAGTAA
- a CDS encoding heparinase II/III domain-containing protein: MARILQRSLTTAILSLSLVMTLCPGSAAEASTGRAASSTQVNSATMAGGTTASSSPAADDDFTPRTVEPRYDSVPGEISAPEDEIAPPIVGSKPEQESPDSSESPTATATPVYQCDNYGQLPRYNSVATNAADYYNWNIFPNTKVGDGRGNINWKLDPYADLGWTLWFSSLRWIGPSIEAARKGDGTAFIKAETIIKDWIRDHPVSWLSDLDDIEANTHRLNVLICFREVVMLRNGGIFPSSYQWLLDSLNLHAKHNIARWSGAHNHGTSENKALLGLGCLINRKDYQEIAVSRVEEAYPYQVDSQGLSNEASPMYADFNYRLFRQVRDLMTRCGWTSTLVNSRLGLMGDAIGHMVNGTGKFFQYGDTEVSKPLSPGTPGMLWAATNGLHGSHSTPRIRIFKAGPVFGRSSWGTRETGFANEVAWMLRGGTGKEKKAHRGDLLQLLFTARGRDIVIDAGHPGIVGAPWEPWGRGTLAHNTINIPTLDMTIGGTASVTRYSFPTNGKGDYLEMTQSFGAKGNRTRGILMMKGPDAAVVLDRTVIVDSTKRHTIQTQWAVPADQTTTVPGRSVARSAAPSNTLTTFVHIPFWGVQEVQRGETQLYRGVVGTTPRGHWYPLQQQRQPTDQLVFSRFGNRVGTISVIVPARKTAGVGVTRSKYPDGATKLVIRIGTDVIEVRITAGGYMSQVR, encoded by the coding sequence ATGGCTCGCATTCTGCAACGCAGCCTGACGACCGCGATCTTGTCCTTATCGCTCGTAATGACGCTCTGTCCCGGCTCAGCAGCCGAAGCGAGCACTGGGAGAGCGGCTTCAAGTACGCAGGTAAATTCAGCCACGATGGCCGGTGGCACCACAGCATCTAGTTCCCCTGCCGCAGACGACGACTTCACCCCTCGAACTGTCGAGCCTCGCTATGATTCGGTGCCCGGGGAAATTTCTGCGCCGGAGGACGAAATCGCGCCTCCGATAGTTGGCTCAAAGCCAGAGCAAGAGAGCCCGGACAGTTCGGAGAGTCCGACCGCCACGGCAACCCCTGTGTACCAATGCGACAACTATGGTCAGTTGCCTCGTTACAACTCCGTGGCAACGAATGCAGCCGACTATTACAACTGGAACATCTTCCCAAACACCAAGGTCGGTGATGGGCGGGGAAACATCAATTGGAAGTTAGATCCCTACGCTGATTTGGGCTGGACGCTATGGTTCAGTTCCCTGCGATGGATCGGCCCCAGCATTGAGGCCGCCCGCAAAGGTGATGGCACGGCCTTCATCAAAGCCGAAACGATCATCAAAGACTGGATCAGGGATCACCCAGTGAGCTGGCTGAGCGACCTGGATGACATTGAAGCGAATACGCATCGGCTCAACGTGTTGATTTGTTTCCGCGAAGTAGTGATGCTTCGCAACGGAGGCATCTTTCCCTCCAGCTACCAGTGGTTGCTTGACTCCCTGAATCTTCATGCCAAACACAACATTGCACGCTGGTCAGGCGCCCACAATCATGGAACATCCGAAAACAAGGCGCTGCTGGGTCTTGGCTGTCTCATCAACCGCAAGGACTACCAAGAAATCGCGGTGTCTCGAGTGGAAGAGGCATACCCGTATCAAGTGGATTCGCAAGGGCTGAGCAACGAAGCTTCGCCGATGTACGCAGACTTCAACTATCGACTTTTCCGGCAGGTTCGAGACCTCATGACTCGCTGCGGATGGACCTCGACTCTGGTCAACAGCCGTTTGGGGCTGATGGGAGACGCGATAGGTCACATGGTCAACGGCACGGGAAAGTTCTTCCAATATGGGGACACCGAAGTGTCCAAGCCCTTGTCACCAGGCACGCCAGGAATGCTGTGGGCAGCAACCAACGGCCTACATGGCAGCCACTCGACGCCCCGCATTCGGATTTTCAAAGCTGGCCCTGTGTTTGGTCGGTCGTCATGGGGTACTCGAGAAACAGGGTTTGCCAATGAAGTCGCCTGGATGCTTCGTGGCGGCACCGGAAAAGAAAAGAAGGCCCATCGCGGGGATCTTCTCCAGTTACTCTTCACCGCACGTGGCCGAGACATCGTCATTGATGCCGGACATCCAGGAATCGTCGGTGCGCCCTGGGAGCCGTGGGGTAGGGGAACGCTGGCCCATAACACCATCAACATCCCCACCCTCGATATGACCATTGGTGGCACCGCTAGCGTGACGAGATACAGCTTCCCGACCAACGGCAAGGGCGACTACCTGGAAATGACACAGAGCTTCGGGGCGAAAGGAAACCGCACCCGAGGCATCCTCATGATGAAGGGACCCGATGCTGCGGTGGTTCTGGACCGAACGGTCATTGTGGACTCGACCAAACGCCACACCATTCAGACGCAGTGGGCGGTGCCTGCGGACCAGACAACGACCGTTCCGGGACGGTCCGTGGCTCGCTCAGCTGCCCCCTCCAACACGCTGACCACATTTGTCCACATTCCCTTCTGGGGAGTTCAAGAGGTGCAGCGTGGAGAAACCCAGCTCTATCGCGGCGTCGTGGGGACTACGCCACGTGGCCACTGGTACCCCCTTCAACAACAACGGCAACCAACGGACCAACTGGTCTTTAGTCGGTTTGGAAATCGTGTGGGCACCATCTCCGTGATTGTCCCGGCGCGAAAGACCGCCGGAGTGGGAGTTACACGAAGCAAATATCCGGACGGAGCCACCAAACTGGTGATCCGCATCGGCACAGATGTCATCGAAGTGCGGATTACAGCAGGTGGTTACATGAGCCAAGTGCGCTAG
- a CDS encoding FG-GAP-like repeat-containing protein: MSATSQQSHPQSSWWRKMRTSLAALSATALLGVIPAAPPAQAADMYGHDISWPQCTAAEGGYALPMPPESTQFVIIGLTFGLAYTENPCVSRLNSWAKDRGKPTQAYGMATYPTAAQLSTYGAAGPWKGTGLQARLANAGYAQAKQAIGTLAKIGWKPSTVWIDVEPRPKQPWPAGTTPATAANNRAVVEGYMRALRDNNFAYGFYSYTNGWKEIVSTWRVPAVPVWATAGTLDYPNEALDRCTQPSFSGGKVLISQWYNTTQDFDRTCPGYAFTTPTNVRNTELFMEKDFDSTKTNDIIARTPATGELWRYPGTGTGSVTARVKVGTGWNGMGLVTSAGDFNGDGIPDVIARANASGELFMYPGNGSGGWKPRVKIGTGWSAINLLSGGADLTGDGNIDIVARHSQGQLYVYPGNGKGGFGTRILAGTGWGGMKDIVSTGDFSGDGRADIVAIRKSDGLMFRYNGVGNGKLASGVQIGSGWSTMTELFSPGDFNGDRRADLLARRSTGELYFYPGNGTGSVGARTLVSTGWNITNVLD; this comes from the coding sequence ATGTCCGCAACGTCGCAACAATCTCATCCTCAGTCTTCTTGGTGGCGCAAAATGCGCACCTCGCTTGCCGCGCTCAGCGCGACGGCACTATTGGGTGTCATTCCGGCAGCGCCCCCGGCTCAAGCCGCTGATATGTACGGTCATGACATTTCATGGCCACAGTGCACGGCTGCGGAGGGAGGCTACGCATTGCCGATGCCGCCGGAAAGCACCCAGTTCGTGATTATTGGGCTGACCTTCGGTCTGGCCTACACGGAAAACCCGTGTGTTTCGCGACTGAATTCGTGGGCTAAGGATCGCGGAAAGCCCACGCAAGCCTACGGAATGGCGACCTACCCAACGGCAGCGCAACTGAGCACCTATGGAGCGGCTGGACCTTGGAAGGGAACCGGGCTGCAGGCGCGATTGGCGAACGCCGGATACGCACAAGCCAAGCAAGCCATCGGCACACTCGCCAAAATTGGCTGGAAGCCGTCCACGGTGTGGATCGACGTGGAACCACGACCCAAGCAACCGTGGCCCGCGGGAACAACGCCAGCGACTGCGGCCAACAACCGCGCTGTGGTTGAGGGCTATATGCGCGCTCTGCGGGACAACAACTTCGCCTACGGCTTCTACTCGTACACCAACGGTTGGAAAGAAATCGTGAGTACGTGGCGAGTGCCAGCTGTGCCCGTCTGGGCGACCGCGGGAACCTTGGATTACCCGAACGAAGCGTTGGATCGGTGCACGCAGCCCAGCTTCTCGGGCGGCAAGGTCTTGATTTCGCAGTGGTACAACACCACTCAGGATTTCGACCGCACGTGCCCCGGCTATGCCTTCACCACGCCAACGAACGTCCGGAACACCGAGCTGTTCATGGAGAAGGACTTCGATTCCACCAAGACCAATGACATCATCGCTCGAACTCCGGCCACGGGGGAGCTGTGGCGGTATCCCGGCACCGGAACCGGCAGCGTCACTGCCCGTGTCAAAGTCGGCACCGGATGGAACGGCATGGGACTCGTGACGTCAGCCGGCGACTTCAATGGAGACGGCATCCCTGACGTCATTGCCCGCGCCAATGCCAGCGGCGAACTCTTCATGTATCCCGGCAACGGAAGCGGCGGCTGGAAGCCACGGGTCAAGATTGGGACGGGGTGGAGCGCCATTAACCTCTTGAGCGGCGGCGCTGATCTGACCGGCGACGGCAACATTGATATTGTCGCCCGACACTCCCAAGGCCAGTTGTACGTCTACCCGGGCAATGGCAAGGGTGGCTTCGGCACACGAATACTGGCCGGAACCGGATGGGGCGGCATGAAGGACATCGTGTCGACGGGAGATTTCTCCGGTGACGGAAGAGCGGACATTGTCGCTATTCGTAAGTCTGACGGACTGATGTTCCGCTACAACGGAGTTGGCAATGGCAAACTCGCGTCCGGCGTGCAGATCGGCAGCGGATGGTCCACCATGACGGAGCTCTTCTCGCCTGGCGACTTCAACGGAGATCGACGCGCGGATCTGCTGGCACGCCGCTCTACCGGCGAGTTGTATTTCTACCCAGGAAATGGAACTGGGAGCGTCGGCGCCCGAACACTCGTCAGCACCGGTTGGAATATCACCAACGTGCTGGACTAG
- a CDS encoding ammonium transporter → MELTATHIWMMVSAALVFLMTPALAFFYGGMTRAKSVLNMMMMSFISLAIVGVVWVLWGNSMAGGGSSIGGLVGSPFEQFGLSGQIGTEDLISIGYGSTFAIITVALISGAVADRMSFGAWSLFVPVWVTFVYAPIAFWVWGGGLLSAEGAIGSWAGEAIDFAGGTVVHINAGVAGLVLALMVGKRYGFGRDPGLRPHNIPFVMLGAALLWFGWFGFNGGAAGTAEQAGLIWINTLVAPCAAVIGWVLTEKIRDGHPTSLGAASGVVAGLVAITPACADVSPLGAIALGVVSGVASALAVGLKYKLGYDDSLDVVGVHLVSGIIGTLALGFLALPNEESAGGLFYGGGFGQLIAQTVAVIIAVAYTAVATWIIALIIQKIVGLRVTHEAETNGIDFHEHAETAYEFGGLGTTGQFVPHPATSGHLNTRLTNRSEGASA, encoded by the coding sequence ATGGAACTAACTGCCACCCACATATGGATGATGGTGAGTGCGGCGTTGGTGTTCCTGATGACACCGGCGCTCGCGTTCTTCTACGGCGGCATGACGCGCGCAAAGAGCGTGCTGAACATGATGATGATGAGCTTCATCTCTCTCGCAATTGTGGGCGTCGTGTGGGTCCTCTGGGGCAACTCGATGGCCGGTGGCGGAAGCAGCATCGGCGGACTGGTCGGCTCTCCTTTTGAGCAGTTCGGACTCAGCGGCCAGATCGGCACCGAGGACTTGATCTCCATCGGATACGGCTCCACCTTCGCGATCATCACGGTCGCCCTGATTTCCGGTGCTGTTGCAGACCGTATGTCTTTCGGCGCTTGGAGCCTGTTTGTCCCTGTTTGGGTCACGTTCGTCTACGCACCCATTGCCTTCTGGGTTTGGGGTGGTGGACTTCTCAGTGCAGAAGGCGCAATCGGCTCATGGGCTGGCGAAGCAATTGACTTCGCTGGTGGCACTGTGGTTCACATCAACGCTGGTGTTGCCGGCTTGGTCTTGGCACTCATGGTTGGCAAGCGTTACGGCTTTGGCCGCGACCCAGGACTGCGTCCGCACAACATCCCATTTGTCATGCTTGGCGCTGCTCTTCTCTGGTTCGGTTGGTTTGGTTTCAACGGCGGCGCTGCAGGCACCGCTGAGCAGGCTGGCCTGATCTGGATCAACACGCTTGTTGCACCTTGTGCTGCGGTCATCGGCTGGGTACTCACCGAAAAGATCCGTGACGGCCACCCAACGTCCTTGGGCGCTGCTTCGGGTGTTGTTGCAGGCCTCGTAGCTATCACCCCAGCGTGTGCTGACGTTTCCCCACTCGGTGCAATCGCACTCGGTGTAGTCTCCGGTGTAGCTTCGGCACTCGCAGTTGGACTCAAGTACAAGCTCGGATACGACGACTCGCTCGACGTCGTTGGCGTTCACTTGGTTTCCGGCATCATCGGCACGCTGGCCTTGGGCTTCTTGGCTCTGCCAAACGAGGAATCCGCTGGCGGCCTGTTCTACGGCGGCGGCTTCGGACAGCTCATCGCTCAGACAGTTGCCGTGATCATTGCCGTTGCTTACACCGCGGTTGCTACCTGGATCATCGCACTGATCATCCAGAAGATCGTTGGACTGCGCGTCACCCATGAAGCAGAAACCAATGGCATCGACTTCCACGAACACGCGGAGACGGCCTACGAATTCGGCGGCTTGGGCACCACGGGTCAGTTTGTCCCACACCCAGCCACTTCCGGTCACCTGAACACCCGCTTGACCAACCGCTCGGAAGGAGCCTCGGCATGA